Proteins encoded by one window of Cannabis sativa cultivar Pink pepper isolate KNU-18-1 chromosome 4, ASM2916894v1, whole genome shotgun sequence:
- the LOC115712752 gene encoding putative clathrin assembly protein At2g01600 isoform X2, with protein sequence MGTLQTWRKAYGALKDTTKVGLAHVNSDYADLDVAIVKATNHVECPPKERHLRKILIATSAIRPRADVAYCIRALSRRLTKTHNWTVALKTLIVIHRTLREGDPTFREELVNFSQRARILQLSNFKDDSSPIAWDCSAWVRTYALFLEERLECFRVLKYDIEAERLPRPAQGQEKGYGRTRELDSEELLEQLPALQQLLYRLIGCRPEGAAVHNYVIQYALALVLKESFKIYCAVNDGIINLVDKFFEMPRHEAVKALDIYKRAGQQASNLSDFYEVCKGLELARNFQFPVLREPPQSFLNTMEEYIREAPRVVSVPTEPLLQLTYKPDEGSSEENQLPSDEPAPPPSDIVSDVETAAAPTPPPPPPPQSNTDTGDLLGLGFDAPDVSVIEDRNALALAIVTSEANSAPTFNSGTVVSKDFDPTGWELALVTTPGTDISAPTDRQLGGGLDSLTLNSLYEEGAYRASQQPVYGAPAPNPFETQDPFAMSNNIAAPHSVQMAAMTQHHQPNPFGPYQPTYQQQPQPQPPQQQNLLMGPSNPFGDAGFGAFPANPASHPQNNNPFGATGLL encoded by the exons ATGGGAACGCTTCAGACTTGGCGGAAAGCTTATGGTGCTCTTAAGGATACCACTAAAGTCGGACTCGCTCATGTCAATAGCGATTATGcg GATTTGGATGTTGCCATAGTCAAAGCTACAAACCACGTTGAGTGCCCACCCAAAGAGAGACATCTCAGAA aGATTTTGATAGCCACTTCTGCAATTCGTCCACGGGCTGATGTTGCTTATTGTATTCGTGCACTTTCCAGAAGATTGACCAAAACTCACAATTGGACG GTGGCATTGAAAACTTTAATAGTCATCCATAGGACATTGAGAGAGGGTGACCCTACTTTCAGAGAGGAACTTGTAAATTTCTCCCAAAGAGCACGAATTCTTCAACTTTCTAATTTCAAGGATGATTCAAGCCCGATAG CCTGGGATTGCTCTGCTTGGGTGCGTACTTACGCATTATTTTTGGAGGAGCGGCTTGAATGTTTCAGGGTTTTGAAGTATGACATTGAAGCTGAACGTTTACCAAGGCCTGCTCAGGGACAGGAGAAG GGATATGGCAGGACCAGAGAGTTGGACAGTGAAGAACTGTTGGAGCAATTGCCAGCGTTGCAGCAGCTGCTCTATCGTCTTATTGGTTGCCGG CCTGAAGGAGCAGCTGTTCACAATTATGTTATACAATATGCCCTTGCTCTG GTGCTTAAAGAGAGCTTTAAAATTTATTGTGCTGTAAATGATGGAATAATTAATCTTGTTGATAAG TTTTTTGAGATGCCAAGACATGAAGCTGTCAAGGCCCTTGATATCTATAAGCGAGCTGGCCAGCAG GCTTCCAACCTCTCTGATTTTTATGAAGTTTGCAAAGGACTTGAGCTTGCTAGGAATTTCCAGTTCCCTGTTTTGAGAGAG CCTCCACAATCCTTTCTTAATACGATGGAAGAGTATATTAGGGAGGCACCTCGTGTGGTCAGTGTTCCAACTGAGCCATTG CTTCAGTTAACATACAAACCAGACGAAGGTTCTTCCGAAGAAAACCAATTACCAAGCGATGAACCTGCACCACCACCTTCAGATATTGTGTCTGATGTCGAGACTGCAGCAGCACCAActccacctccaccacctcctccTCAAAGCAACACAGACACTGGAGATTTACTG ggtttagggtttgatgCTCCTGATGTATCTGTAATTGAGGACAGAAATGCATTGGCCCTAGCCATTGTAACATCTGAAGCCA ATTCCGCTCCCACATTCAATTCTGGCACTGTTGTATCAAAAGATTTTGATCCCACTGGATGGGAACTCGCTTTAGTAACCACTCCAGGCACCGACATTTCAGCACCTACCGATAGACAATTG GGTGGTGGATTGGATTCACTCACTCTGAACAGTTTGTATGAAGAAGGAGCATACCGAGCTTCTCAGCAACCCGTATATGGAGCGCCAGCACCGAATCCATTCGAGACACAAGATCCATTTGCCATGTCAAACAACATTGCTGCGCCTCATTCAGTTCAGATGGCAGCAATGACACAACATCACCAACCCAACCCCTTTGGCCCTTACCAACCTACATACCAACAACAACCGCAACCACAACCGCCACAACAGCAAAATTTGTTAATGGGTCCGTCAAACCCTTTCGGCGATGCAGGATTTGGGGCATTTCCCGCGAACCCTGCTTCACACCCACAAAATAACAACCCATTTGGAGCCACAGGCCTGCTGTAA
- the LOC115712752 gene encoding putative clathrin assembly protein At2g01600 isoform X1 has product MGTLQTWRKAYGALKDTTKVGLAHVNSDYADLDVAIVKATNHVECPPKERHLRKILIATSAIRPRADVAYCIRALSRRLTKTHNWTVALKTLIVIHRTLREGDPTFREELVNFSQRARILQLSNFKDDSSPIAWDCSAWVRTYALFLEERLECFRVLKYDIEAERLPRPAQGQEKQGYGRTRELDSEELLEQLPALQQLLYRLIGCRPEGAAVHNYVIQYALALVLKESFKIYCAVNDGIINLVDKFFEMPRHEAVKALDIYKRAGQQASNLSDFYEVCKGLELARNFQFPVLREPPQSFLNTMEEYIREAPRVVSVPTEPLLQLTYKPDEGSSEENQLPSDEPAPPPSDIVSDVETAAAPTPPPPPPPQSNTDTGDLLGLGFDAPDVSVIEDRNALALAIVTSEANSAPTFNSGTVVSKDFDPTGWELALVTTPGTDISAPTDRQLGGGLDSLTLNSLYEEGAYRASQQPVYGAPAPNPFETQDPFAMSNNIAAPHSVQMAAMTQHHQPNPFGPYQPTYQQQPQPQPPQQQNLLMGPSNPFGDAGFGAFPANPASHPQNNNPFGATGLL; this is encoded by the exons ATGGGAACGCTTCAGACTTGGCGGAAAGCTTATGGTGCTCTTAAGGATACCACTAAAGTCGGACTCGCTCATGTCAATAGCGATTATGcg GATTTGGATGTTGCCATAGTCAAAGCTACAAACCACGTTGAGTGCCCACCCAAAGAGAGACATCTCAGAA aGATTTTGATAGCCACTTCTGCAATTCGTCCACGGGCTGATGTTGCTTATTGTATTCGTGCACTTTCCAGAAGATTGACCAAAACTCACAATTGGACG GTGGCATTGAAAACTTTAATAGTCATCCATAGGACATTGAGAGAGGGTGACCCTACTTTCAGAGAGGAACTTGTAAATTTCTCCCAAAGAGCACGAATTCTTCAACTTTCTAATTTCAAGGATGATTCAAGCCCGATAG CCTGGGATTGCTCTGCTTGGGTGCGTACTTACGCATTATTTTTGGAGGAGCGGCTTGAATGTTTCAGGGTTTTGAAGTATGACATTGAAGCTGAACGTTTACCAAGGCCTGCTCAGGGACAGGAGAAG CAGGGATATGGCAGGACCAGAGAGTTGGACAGTGAAGAACTGTTGGAGCAATTGCCAGCGTTGCAGCAGCTGCTCTATCGTCTTATTGGTTGCCGG CCTGAAGGAGCAGCTGTTCACAATTATGTTATACAATATGCCCTTGCTCTG GTGCTTAAAGAGAGCTTTAAAATTTATTGTGCTGTAAATGATGGAATAATTAATCTTGTTGATAAG TTTTTTGAGATGCCAAGACATGAAGCTGTCAAGGCCCTTGATATCTATAAGCGAGCTGGCCAGCAG GCTTCCAACCTCTCTGATTTTTATGAAGTTTGCAAAGGACTTGAGCTTGCTAGGAATTTCCAGTTCCCTGTTTTGAGAGAG CCTCCACAATCCTTTCTTAATACGATGGAAGAGTATATTAGGGAGGCACCTCGTGTGGTCAGTGTTCCAACTGAGCCATTG CTTCAGTTAACATACAAACCAGACGAAGGTTCTTCCGAAGAAAACCAATTACCAAGCGATGAACCTGCACCACCACCTTCAGATATTGTGTCTGATGTCGAGACTGCAGCAGCACCAActccacctccaccacctcctccTCAAAGCAACACAGACACTGGAGATTTACTG ggtttagggtttgatgCTCCTGATGTATCTGTAATTGAGGACAGAAATGCATTGGCCCTAGCCATTGTAACATCTGAAGCCA ATTCCGCTCCCACATTCAATTCTGGCACTGTTGTATCAAAAGATTTTGATCCCACTGGATGGGAACTCGCTTTAGTAACCACTCCAGGCACCGACATTTCAGCACCTACCGATAGACAATTG GGTGGTGGATTGGATTCACTCACTCTGAACAGTTTGTATGAAGAAGGAGCATACCGAGCTTCTCAGCAACCCGTATATGGAGCGCCAGCACCGAATCCATTCGAGACACAAGATCCATTTGCCATGTCAAACAACATTGCTGCGCCTCATTCAGTTCAGATGGCAGCAATGACACAACATCACCAACCCAACCCCTTTGGCCCTTACCAACCTACATACCAACAACAACCGCAACCACAACCGCCACAACAGCAAAATTTGTTAATGGGTCCGTCAAACCCTTTCGGCGATGCAGGATTTGGGGCATTTCCCGCGAACCCTGCTTCACACCCACAAAATAACAACCCATTTGGAGCCACAGGCCTGCTGTAA
- the LOC115715296 gene encoding probable NAD(P)H dehydrogenase subunit CRR3, chloroplastic, with the protein MASLTCCVYMITKNISNSNSNTNGSSPSPSDSLKSLTQQNNKPQNLNPRRRPQQPSVIEIERAIGAGRFRDADPRELEEDKNTKFDVTMMNFPGKFEHPLQKKIQESAERITEQSERTFRLNGKKILMFTFMWLLPIWTFSLLVASGLIKLPFTNQFLDQLIL; encoded by the exons ATGGCTTCCTTAACTTGCTGTGTTTACATGATCACCAAAAATATCTCCAATTCAAACTCCAACACCAATGGCTCCTCACCATCACCATCCGACTCTCTTAAATCCCTCACTCAACAGAATAATAAGCCCCAAAACCTAAACCCCAGGCGGCGTCCTCAACAGCCCTCCGTTATCGAAATCGAACGCGCTATCGGGGCCGGAAGATTCCGCGACGCTGATCCCAG GGAATTggaagaagataagaacacgAAATTCGATGTGACTATGATGAATTTCCCAGGAAAGTTTGAACATCCATTACAGAAGAAGATTCAAGAGAGTGCTGAGAGGATTACTGAACAATCTGAAAGAACATTTCGTTTGAATG GTAAGAAGATTCTAATGTTCACCTTTATGTGGCTACTTCCCATTTGGACTTTTTCACTTCTGGTTGCCTCTGGCCTCATTAAACTCCCATTCACTAACCAGTTTCTTGATCAACTCATTTTGTGA
- the LOC115714222 gene encoding uncharacterized protein LOC115714222: MLVPATLSLKVSHVLFHLGSQNPHMGFNGVETRVPRKRKSILLLPNLSYHRHHLQLHSLDPKSVFERTVLTRVSNDGGRASPDVEELNSSSLGDGYVSLFVRMLGLDNDPLDREQAIVALWKYSLGGKKYVDAIMQFPGCLNLTINLLRSESTSTCEAAAGLLRSISLVNIYKDLVVESGAIEEITGLLNEPSLTSEVKEQSLCTLWNLSVDEKIRLKIANPDILPILIKSLDDEDIKVKEAAGGVLANLALSQVNHKILVEEGAIPKLAKLLKDDAEGSKVIRKEARNALLELTKDDYYRILIIEEGLVTVPLIGTAAYKSFRPGLYSWPSLPDGTELERTSKTPSRFGASELLLGLNIDDKKVNIEEVKVNAIIGRTQQQFLARIGAIEMEDGKRESELPSGRKVTILPWVDGVARLVLILELEDESALSRAADSIADASISEEMRIAFKEAGAVRNLVRLLDYKNQAVKLSVTRALERLSVSNNVCQVIEAEDVVDTLLDTLRSPDTSQPLLEKTLDILARILDPSKAMRSKFYNGPVNGLNKGLDQGRSSNFSGEKTGDSSEIDTDKTNTRKNALDVAAIGSLVEILKTSTPNLQRKAASILEFIALNNSTKDMVLSVDIESGLDVVFQQKVLQDTDSDLEGKEPERYALEVEEAGLAISAASSLLTKLLDLDQFSRNINSSYFTKLLRDILKSSIPLHCKDWVAACLVKLSSLSGPKPNLDDPINMEVTLYETIPRLIEQLKTSASLQAKEAAVIELNRIISEGIIDSTRAVASEGGIIPLVELLEEGSEKAIEAGLAILYNLSMDSENHMEIIAAGTVPVLRRIVLSQRPQWTRALHLLRTLPT, from the exons ATGTTAGTTCCAGCAACCTTGAGTTTGAAGGTGTCCCATGTGCTCTTCCACCTTGGGTCTCAAAACCCTCACATGGGGTTTAATGGAGTTGAAACCAGAGTACCCAGAAAAAGAAAGTCCATACTTCTTCTTCCTAACTTGTCTTATCATCGTCATCATCTTCAACTTCATAGCCTCGACCCCAAATCAGTATTTGAACGTACAGTCCTCACAAGGGTCAGTAATGATGGTGGTAGAGCATCTCCT gatgttgaagaattgAACAGTTCTTCTCTTGGTGATGGTTATGTTTCGTTGTTTGTTCGGATGCTTGGACTAGACAACGACCCACTTGATAGAGAGCAGGCAATAGTGGCACTATGGAAATATTCACTTGGAGGAAAGAAGTATGTTGATGCCATAATGCAGTTTCCTGGCTGTCTTAATCTTACCATAAATCTACTTAGATCAGAATCTACTTCAACATGTGAAGCTGCTGCTGGTCTTTTACGATCGATTTCTCTGGTTAATATATACAAAGATTTGGTGGTAGAAAGTGGAGCTATTGAAGAAATAACTGGTTTGCTAAATGAACCTTCCTTGACTTCTGAG GTGAAGGAGCAAAGCTTATGTACTTTGTGGAACTTGTCAGTGGATGAGAAGATTAGACTAAAAATTGCTAACCCTGATATCTTGCCAATACTCATTAAGTCTCTAGATGATGAGGATATAAAGGTGAAGGAAGCAGCAGGAGGGGTTTTAGCGAATTTGGCGTTGAGCCAAGTCAACCACAAAATCTTGGTTGAAGAAGGTGCTATTCCGAAACTG GCAAAGTTGTTAAAAGATGACGCGGAGGGATCTAAGGTAATTAGAAAGGAGGCAAGAAATGCATTGTTGGAACTAACCAAAGATGATTATTACAGAATTCTTATTATAGAGGAAGGTCTTGTTACTGTCCCCTTAATTGGAACAGCTGCTTACAAGTCATTCAGACCAGGTTTGTATTCCTGGCCTAGCTTACCCGATGGCACTGAGCTTGAGCGAACTTCTAAAACTCCTTCCAGGTTTGGTGCTTCCGAATTACTCCTCGGATTAAATATTGATGACAAGAAGGTTAACATTGAGGAAGTCAAGGTGAATGCCATTATTGGAAGGACACAACAACAATTCCTTGCGCGTATTGGGGCTATTGAAATGGAAGATGGAAAAAGAGAATCTGAGCTTCCATCTGGTCGGAAAGTTACCATTTTGCCTTGGGTGGATGGAGTGGCTCGTTTGGTTTTAATTCTTGAACTTGAAGATGAATCGGCTTTATCAAGAGCTGCAGATTCAATAGCTGATGCATCTATTAGTGAAGAAATGAGGATAGCATTCAAGGAAGCTGGAGCAGTTAGGAATTTAGTTAGGCTTCTAGACTATAAGAATCAAGCGGTCAAGTTATCTGTAACTCGAGCTTTGGAGAGGCTGTCTGTAAG CAATAATGTTTGCCAGGTTATTGAAGCCGAAGATGTTGTAGATACTTTACTTGACACTCTGAGATCTCCAGATACTTCTCAACCTTTATTGGAAAAG ACCTTGGATATTCTTGCTCGGATCTTAGACCCTAGTAAAGCTATGAGATCAAAG TTTTACAATGGACCAGTTAATGGATTAAATAAGGGATTAGACCAAGGAAGAAGCTCTAATTTTTCTGGAGAGAAAACTGGAGATTCGTCTGAGATAGACACCGATAAAACCAATACCAG GAAAAATGCGCTAGATGTTGCTGCAATCGGTTCCCTTGTTGAGATTTTAAAGACCTCAACCCCAAATTTACAGAGGAAAGCTGCTTCCATCCTTGAGTTCATCGCACTTAATAACTCAACAAAGGACATGGTTCTCTCAGTGGATATTGAATCTGGTCTAGATGTTGTTTTCCAGCAAAAAGTTCTGCAAG ACACAGATTCAGATTTAGAGGGAAAAGAGCCAGAAAGATATGCTCTTGAAGTTGAAGAAGCAGGGCTTGCAATTTCTGCAGCCTCTAGCTTACTAACAAAACTACTAGACTTGGATCAGTTTAGCCGCAATATAAACTCGAGCTATTTCACCAAGTTGTTGCGCGATATCCTCAAGTCTAGTATACCCCTCCATTGCAAAGATTGGGTTGCTGCTTGCTTAGTCAAACTCAGTTCTCTTTCGGGTCCCAAACCAAACCTCGATGATCCTATCAACATGGAGGTAACCCTGTACGAGACAATACCAAGACTCATAGAGCAACTCAAAACATCAGCCTCTCTACAAGCGAAAGAAGCGGCTGTCATAGAACTCAACAGAATAATCTCCGAAGGTATCATTGATTCCACCCGAGCTGTTGCTTCAGAGGGAGGGATAATTCCTTTGGTGGAGTTACTCGAAGAAGGGAGCGAGAAGGCAATCGAAGCAGGCTTGGCAATACTGTATAATCTGAGCATGGACAGCGAGAACCATATGGAAATCATTGCTGCCGGAACTGTGCCTGTATTGAGGAGAATTGTTCTATCGCAAAGACCTCAGTGGACTCGGGCTCTACATTTGCTGAGGACATTGCCCACATGA
- the LOC115712031 gene encoding NAD(P)H-quinone oxidoreductase subunit L, chloroplastic isoform X1 has product MSFSFHIPKALPPLTSSSQSRKNPLFLNSKHNPSSLTTHLNQKRIRSIIQKPIEYFQLKKSSLVLQVAAILATQVEQPAFAVTGVNNEQELSWVLIQLGVVGFFYFLVMPPVIMNWLRLRFYKRKLLETYLQFMFVFIFFPGMILWAPFLNFRKFPRDPSMKYPWSKPSDPSKIRSQYYKYPYAETDDYL; this is encoded by the exons ATGAGTTTCAGCTTCCATATCCCCAAGGCTCTGCCTCCACTCACCTCTTCTTCTCAGAGTAGAAAAAATCCTCTCTTTCTTAATTCTAAACACAACCCTTCATCCTTAACTACTCATCTCAATCAAAAG AGAATAAGAAGCATTATTCAAAAGCCAATTGAGTATTTTCAGCTCAAAAAATCTAGTTTGGTTCTACAAGTTGCAGCAATTTTGGCCACT CAGGTTGAACAGCCTGCTTTTGCAGTAACAGGAGTTAATAATGAGCAAGAACTTTCATGGGTTCTAATACAACTTGGAGTTGTTGGCTTTTTCTACTTCCTAGTTATGCCA CCAGTAATTATGAACTGGCTTAGGTTAAGATTCTACAAAAGAAAACTCTTGGAGACTTATTTACAGTTCATGTTTGTTTTCATCTTCTTTCCTGG tatgATTCTTTGGGCACCATTTTTGAACTTCAGAAAGTTTCCACGTGATCCATCAATGAAGTATCCTTGGTCTAAGCCTTCTGATCCTTCAAAGATTAGAAGCCAATACTACAAATACCCATATGCTGAAACTGATGATTATTTATGA
- the LOC115712031 gene encoding NAD(P)H-quinone oxidoreductase subunit L, chloroplastic isoform X2 — protein sequence MSFSFHIPKALPPLTSSSQSRKNPLFLNSKHNPSSLTTHLNQKRIRSIIQKPIEYFQLKKSSLVLQVAAILATVEQPAFAVTGVNNEQELSWVLIQLGVVGFFYFLVMPPVIMNWLRLRFYKRKLLETYLQFMFVFIFFPGMILWAPFLNFRKFPRDPSMKYPWSKPSDPSKIRSQYYKYPYAETDDYL from the exons ATGAGTTTCAGCTTCCATATCCCCAAGGCTCTGCCTCCACTCACCTCTTCTTCTCAGAGTAGAAAAAATCCTCTCTTTCTTAATTCTAAACACAACCCTTCATCCTTAACTACTCATCTCAATCAAAAG AGAATAAGAAGCATTATTCAAAAGCCAATTGAGTATTTTCAGCTCAAAAAATCTAGTTTGGTTCTACAAGTTGCAGCAATTTTGGCCACT GTTGAACAGCCTGCTTTTGCAGTAACAGGAGTTAATAATGAGCAAGAACTTTCATGGGTTCTAATACAACTTGGAGTTGTTGGCTTTTTCTACTTCCTAGTTATGCCA CCAGTAATTATGAACTGGCTTAGGTTAAGATTCTACAAAAGAAAACTCTTGGAGACTTATTTACAGTTCATGTTTGTTTTCATCTTCTTTCCTGG tatgATTCTTTGGGCACCATTTTTGAACTTCAGAAAGTTTCCACGTGATCCATCAATGAAGTATCCTTGGTCTAAGCCTTCTGATCCTTCAAAGATTAGAAGCCAATACTACAAATACCCATATGCTGAAACTGATGATTATTTATGA
- the LOC115712030 gene encoding uncharacterized protein LOC115712030, producing the protein MEEKHVAFDSIPVEDQEIAINAHTNTTSNNNHGWEKVVPRRQRKNKPSAASSDSHPNKLAASSNGSVPGADNVFRSLEKNSEDRRRRIAEAQMLANGADVTVPVRSKTRSDDADAYDSDDEDSAENAKVEEVKKVVKPKKPKKPKVTVAEAAAKIDPDHLSAFLVEISASYESQQEIRLIRFADYFGRAFSSVSSAQFPWMKLFRESTVAKIADVPLSHISEVVYKTSVDFINQHSLEALGSFVLWSLESLLADFTSHQAGAKGSKKAAQHVSSKSQVAIFVVVAMVLRRKPDVLTSLLPTLRENPKYQGQDKLPLIVWIMLQASQGDLAVGLYGWSRNLLPLVSGKTNNPQSRDLVLQFAERILATPKARTILVNGAVRKGERLIPPSSFEILVRVTFPTSSSRVKATERFEAVYPTLKEVALAGSPGSKAMKQVAQQIQSFAIKAAGESPPELANEASGIFIWCLTQTADCYKQWDKVYQDNLKASVSVLKKLSEQWKQVSVKLFPLDSLRETLKSFKNQNEQALANGVDGTEQALFKESNKYCKQLLGKVSRGHGCLKSIVVVVLAVAVGTAVMSPDIESWNLEKLSMLVNSYMPH; encoded by the exons ATGGAAGAAAAGCACGTAGCTTTCGATTCGATCCCAGTCGAGGACCAAGAGATCGCCATTAATGCTCATACCAACACCACCTCCAACAACAACCATGGCTGGGAGAAGGTTGTTCCAAGGCGTCAGAGGAAGAACAAACCCTCTGCTGCTTCTTCCGATTCGCATCCCAATAAACTCGCCGCTTCCTCCAATGGTTCCGTTCCCGGAGCCGATAACGTATTCCGTTCACTGGAGAAGAATTCAGAGGATAGGCGAAGGAGAATTGCTGAAGCTCAGATGTTGGCCAATGGTGCTGATGTTACTGTTCCTGTTAGATCGAAGACTCGTTCTGATGATGCGGATGCGTACGATAGTGATGATGAAGACTCGGCGGAGAATGCGAAGGTTGAGGAAGTTAAGAAAGTTGTGAAGCCTAAGAAGCCTAAGAAACCTAAGGTTACTGTGGCTGAAGCCGCGGCTAAGATCGATCCGGATCACCTTTCGGCTTTTCTTGTTGAAATTTCG GCATCGTATGAGTCTCAACAGGAGATTAGGCTGATTCGGTTCGCTGATTATTTTGGGCGAGCATTCTCGAGTGTGAGCTCGGCGCAATTTCCCTGGATGAAATTGTTCAGGGAGTCAACTGTGGCTAAGATTGCCGAT GTCCCTCTTTCTCATATATCTGAAGTTGTTTATAAGACATCAGTTGATTTCATCAACCAGCACTCCCTCGAGGCACTTGGATCTTTTGTGCTGTGGTCTTTAGAGAGCCTTCTTGCTGACTTTACAAGCCATCAAGCTGGTGCGAAAGGCTCTAAAAAGGCTGCTCAACATGTTTCATCAAAATCTCAG GTTGCAATATTTGTGGTTGTAGCAATGGTATTACGAAGGAAACCTGATGTCCTAACTAGTTTATTGCCAACATTACGGGAAAATCCTAAGTATCAAGGACAAGATAAGCTTCCACTCATCGTATGGATAATGCTCCAG GCCTCTCAAGGAGATCTGGCTGTAGGTCTGTATGGATGGTCACGTAACCTGTTGCCTTTAGTCAGTGGCAAAACTAATAATCCACAGTCCAGGGATCTGGTTTTACAGTTCGCGGAGAG GATCTTAGCTACCCCAAAAGCACGAACTATTTTGGTGAACGGTGCCGTCAGAAAGGGGGAGCGTTTGATTCCACCTTCTTCATTTGAAATATTAGTGCGAGTTACATTTCCAACTTCGTCGAGTAGAGTGAAG GCAACTGAAAGATTCGAGGCCGTATATCCCACCCTAAAAGAGGTAGCTCTTGCTGGCTCCCCTGGTAGCAAAGCAATGAAGCAAGTTGCACAGCAGATACAAAGCTTTGCAATTAAAGCAGCTGGAGAAA GCCCACCGGAATTGGCCAATGAAGCATCTGGAATCTTTATCTGGTGCTTGACCCAAACCGCTGATTGTTACAAGCAGTGG GACAAGGTTTATCAAGACAATTTGAAAGCAAGTGTATCTGTCCTGAAAAAGCTCTCCGAGCAATGGAAACAGGTGTCTGTGAAACTTTTCCCTCTTGATTCCTTGAGGGAAACTTTAAAGAGTTTCAAGAACCAG AATGAGCAGGCATTGGCTAATGGGGTCGATGGTACTGaacaagcactcttcaaggaaTCGAACAAGTATTGTAAGCAGCTATTGGGAAAGGTATCACGTGGCCACGGGTGTCTGAAAagcattgttgttgttgttcttgccGTTGCTGTGGGCACTGCTGTCATGTCCCCAGACATTGAGTCATGGAACTTGGAGAAACTGTCGATGCTCGTCAACTCCTACATGCCGCATTAA
- the LOC115713797 gene encoding organelle RRM domain-containing protein 6, chloroplastic, producing MSKSLTQLFVSRLSSFTTNERFKKLFSPFGSITEARLVMDSRTQRPKGFGFVTFESEIEAQKALKAMNGRIVDGRLIFVEVAHTLLHGENASSS from the coding sequence ATGTCGAAGAGCTTAACTCAGCTTTTTGTTAGCAGATTATCATCGTTCACCACAAATGAACGCTTCAAGAAGTTATTCTCTCCTTTTGGGTCAATCACAGAAGCTAGATTAGTAATGGATTCAAGAACTCAAAGGCCTAAAGGTTTTGGATTTGTCACTTTTGAATCTGAGATTGAAGCTCAAAAGGCTTTGAAGGCTATGAATGGCAGGATTGTTGATGGGAGGCTAATCTTTGTTGAAGTTGCTCATACATTATTGCATGGAGAAAATGCTTCCTCCTCTTGA